The Lolium rigidum isolate FL_2022 chromosome 2, APGP_CSIRO_Lrig_0.1, whole genome shotgun sequence genomic interval ATTTGTGTAGCATGAAGTTTGTCAACAATGACATTGGTGTTACAAATAAAATTCTCTAGCCAAAACTCTAGGTTTCCAATGTCGCTTTACTGATGAAATTGCATCATGCATAACTGCATACGGAGTATGTAAGATTTTTGCACACTGTCGTCATTTGGCTTATATTGATTATTCCTTTGTTAGTTTTGACATATTATAAAACTCTATCTATGCAATGAAATGAAATGCAAGTCTTTTGCCTTTTcacgaaaaaaaagttttgatatattatactattTCTGAAGCGTTAAAACTTGGGCAACCTTGCTAATGTTTTCCTTTTATGCAGGAACTTAGGCAAGCTGTTCTTTGGGACAAGGTTGATGAATTGTGGAATGCACCAATGCAGCCTGAGTTATTGCCAGAGTGGAAAACATGGAAGCAAGAAGTCATGAAACAGTTCTTTTCATCACATTCTGTAGGTAACACGGGCAACTTTGAACAAAGCAATAGCTATGATGATCCAGGTATGGATCAACAAACTCGCAGAAAGCGTCCCAAACTTGAAGTACGCCGAGGAGAAACACATTTTTCTCGCATGGATGATGCTAACTGCAGCACTCCAAGTGAGAACCCAAATGGTAATAACCTCCCTAGTAGACCTGTTGCCGATGGAAATATAGAAGCACCAGTATCAATGAATCAGAATAACACTGTTACCTTCCTAAGTAATTCCGAGCCCCGTGAGATTGCAGAATCAGGCAGCATCATCCCAGCTTTACAGAATGCCAGACATGAGTTTGATTCATTCAAGAATTCTAGGCAGTGTTCTGCATACATAGAAACAAAGGGAAGACAGTGTGGCAGGTGGGCGAATGATGGTGATATTTACTGTTGTGTGCATCAAAGTATGCATTTTGTTGACCATTCTTCTTGGGAGGACAGGGCACTTACTAGTGATACTGCAGTGTGCACTGGTATGACTAATCTGGGTAGGCAATGCAAGCATCGAGCTCAGCATGGTTCTGTTTTCTGCAAAAAGCACCGTACCCAGACAAACCTGGATACAGTAAGCTCAGATAATTTATTCAGTTCAGCTGAGGGTCTTCATAAGAAGGAAGAGTCTCCAAATAAAGGGACGGAAAAGGATTGCAACTCGAATGCAATATGTGTCGTAGGCTCAGAAACCGCAAGTGGTTCCCAAGTTTCTGTTCAAGTTAAATTAATCCCAGCCATTTCCGAAGAGATTTCAGGTGATAAAGCTCCTGGATTGGAGAGCACTGATTTGCTCTACCCCATCTCAGCTTCCATGGCAACAGCTAATTTGGATACCCACCTTTGCATTGGAATTCTTTCTTATGACAACATTGTTGAATGCCAAGATTACGCCAAGCGGCACACACTTTACTGTGACAAACACCTTCCAAAGTTCCTTAAACGTGCCAGGAATGGAAAGAGTCGACTCATCTCTAAAGATATCTTTATCAATCTGTTGAAATGCTGTGCATCAAGGAAAGAAAAATTATGTCTACATCGAGCATGTGAGTTTCTTTATTCATTCTTAAGAAACAACATCTCTCGTCAACATTCTGGTCTTGATAGCGACTATATGCCGCAAATACTAGCTGAAGTTTCTAAAGATCTTGATGTTGGAGAATTTTTGCTAAAGTTGATATCTAGTGAAAGAGAAAAACTTTCAAACCTTTGGGGCTTTGGTGCAAATGAATCGAagcaaatattacttgataacacaGAGGGGCCTATGATGGTATTACAAGAAGAAATAACTAATCCTTCAGCTGGTCTGAAGTGCAAAATATGTTTTCAGGATTTCTCTGATGGTCAATGTCTTGGGTTACATTGGACAGAAGTTCACAGAAAGGAGACTCGATGGCTATTCAGAGGGTATTCCTGTGCTGTTTGCATGGACCCATTTACGAACAGAAAAGTTCTTGAAAAACATGTACAGGAAAGACATGGTGCTCAATTTCTGCAGTATTCGATTCTCTTCCGGTGTATGTCGTGTAACAGCAATTTCTTGAACATGGATCTGTTATGGCAACATATTGTATCAGATCATATCCACGAGTTCAAGCTTCTCGATGCCCCTCAACGACCAAAAGGTCCGTCTGTTAAAAGAACAGAAGGGACAAGTATCAAGGCTCTTTATGATAACCATAACCCTGGAAAGGATGATGGCTCTCAGAACTTAACCTGTAGACTATGTGGATTGAAATTCGATCTACTGGCAGATCTTGGACGTCACCATCAAGTTGCTCATATGGACCAAGGCACCGTTGGCCTGGTGCCACCAGGACGTGGGAAGTATCAACTCAACCGTGGTCGACACTACTATTCTGCCTTCAAGAAATCCTTACGGCCATCAAGTTCACTAAAGAAAAGGAGTAGTTCTGGTATTGAGAAACATTTTAAGATTTCAAGCTCTGATCTATCTATGATAACATCACAAATGGATTCTGAAACAGCAAACCTTGGTAAGTTGCTGGATTTCCAATGCTCAGATCTGGCGCAAACTCTATTTTCAAAGATACAAAAGACAAGACCTCATCCAAGTAATCTTGACATTTTATCTGTGGCCCGCTCTGTATGCTGCAAGACAAGTCTTCTTGCTGCATTGGATGTTAAATATGGAACCATGCCTGAGAACATATTTGTGAAAGCTGCAAAGCTTTGTAGTGACATTGGCACCCAAATCAATTGGCATCAAGAGGAGTTCATTTGCCCCATGGGATGCAAATCTGAACATAGTACAAATACCCTGCCACCTTTACAGCATACCCAAGTTgatattcccgtagttccttctatGATGAATCCTCCAGATAATGATGGAACGTGGGGCATGGAAGAATACCATTATGTTCTTCATTCAGAGGACTTCAGGTGGAAGCTTAAAAATGAGAGGGTTGTTCTTTGTGAAGATGTAAGCTTTGGTGGCGAGAAATTCCCAATTGTCTGTGCCATTGATGTTGATGCAAAAGTATCTCTGCCTATGAAACCTGATGAACTATTGCAGCATTTCAGTTCTGTGCCATGGCAAGGTTTTCAATACGTCACAGTGCGTTTGATGGATTCATCCCTTATTGATTCAGAGGTACATCTTGGAAGTAAATTATCATCTATAAACAAAATCATATAGATTCCACAAAAGGGGCTTCCTGTTCATGTCTATGCAAATTTGGTTTATCTTCATCAAAGTTTTCTAATAAACTATGTATCTGCAGGATTGTCTGGTCAGCTGTGCATGTTCTCATGCCCATTGCTCTCCTGGGAAATGCGATCATGTGAACCTCTTCGACAGTGTCCATGAGAACCCAGTGGATGTCTATGGTATACCCATGCATGGCAGATTTGCTTATGATGAAAATAGTAAAATCATTTTGCAGGTAATAATTGTTGGCATTTACACATCTTTCATCCTAGATATTTTTGACAAGTCTGTCAGCACATGTAGAATTTGGAACAATGAAAGATATGAAAAACATTGTGGACAAATTGTTTTTAAGGCGGTAAGGCGTCCTAAAGCGCTTGGGGGCACTATCGCCTAAGCGTCCTACAGCGGACACCTTAAAAACCATGTTGTGGACTAAACAAGTGAAAATCTGTCCTTACTAATTGAATTGTTTTGCCAGTCAAAATTCTTCTTCTGCACTTAGTATGCTGTTGTTGATAGCATACTAAGTTGTGGACTAAACAAGTGAACAACTGTTCTTGCTAAATGAATTGTTTTGCCAGTCAAAAATTTCTTCTTCTGCACTTAGTATGCTGTTGTTGATAGCAGTGGCGAAGCCTGCATATGAACAATGGGTGTACACTAAAACACACAGTTTTACTGATATTTATGATCATGAACCCTAAGAACCTTAAGTAAGAAGCTATTGAAAatgagttgatcatgtctaatgcatgatcatgctttggagatatataGTATTAATTAAAACTTTAtatgataagcagatatcatccatcacataaaatcatagggaaaCCACTAATGAGCAACCCTAGTTAACTCAACCTGATATCAACCACACATATAACCCTGTGCCtatatctcaatcctaacttgtgtatcatttggggtgatcacaaataaagccTCCAGACCATACCTTAAACTCAAGTACAGGTGAAGTGATTAGTTGATCACCATAAAACCCTAGTACTAAACCTCATACCCAAATCCAAATAGTATGCTTGATAGCTTA includes:
- the LOC124692968 gene encoding histone-lysine N-methyltransferase SUVR5; the protein is MLMDPPVMQADCQLQNDVEKMPSIAYDRKHTMPHDNYGWQGPGVHLTDDAHNPVEVNNSSSRKGANEKSDGSSENSSVSLDGLPHVSYFVPHKEKNGEDAYFNDVRFQLNINMEDNGSPSEDTNCNKEDLHHSQEEMHAPTGRVTGLRACQSNGDAKQNANVYGESKGVGSAIVRKEVRADMVGSHVVQKESHCTVEDVSELANDIGLVYKKSQEENETSVSPKNGMDLFVHNNSSNGNTAGGEMDIEDHAGALWVKWRGKWQTGIRCCRVDCPLSTLKAKPTIDRKSYIVVFFPRTRTYSWVDMLLVLPIDDNPVPLVNGTHRKWRKLVKDLSVPRRFIMQKLAISMLNVGDELHTEAIIENARKATAWKEFAQEASCCGDYTDLGKMLVKLQNMILPDYTSSHWLQSSFDLWVRKCNVAHDAETVEILVEELRQAVLWDKVDELWNAPMQPELLPEWKTWKQEVMKQFFSSHSVGNTGNFEQSNSYDDPGMDQQTRRKRPKLEVRRGETHFSRMDDANCSTPSENPNGNNLPSRPVADGNIEAPVSMNQNNTVTFLSNSEPREIAESGSIIPALQNARHEFDSFKNSRQCSAYIETKGRQCGRWANDGDIYCCVHQSMHFVDHSSWEDRALTSDTAVCTGMTNLGRQCKHRAQHGSVFCKKHRTQTNLDTVSSDNLFSSAEGLHKKEESPNKGTEKDCNSNAICVVGSETASGSQVSVQVKLIPAISEEISGDKAPGLESTDLLYPISASMATANLDTHLCIGILSYDNIVECQDYAKRHTLYCDKHLPKFLKRARNGKSRLISKDIFINLLKCCASRKEKLCLHRACEFLYSFLRNNISRQHSGLDSDYMPQILAEVSKDLDVGEFLLKLISSEREKLSNLWGFGANESKQILLDNTEGPMMVLQEEITNPSAGLKCKICFQDFSDGQCLGLHWTEVHRKETRWLFRGYSCAVCMDPFTNRKVLEKHVQERHGAQFLQYSILFRCMSCNSNFLNMDLLWQHIVSDHIHEFKLLDAPQRPKGPSVKRTEGTSIKALYDNHNPGKDDGSQNLTCRLCGLKFDLLADLGRHHQVAHMDQGTVGLVPPGRGKYQLNRGRHYYSAFKKSLRPSSSLKKRSSSGIEKHFKISSSDLSMITSQMDSETANLGKLLDFQCSDLAQTLFSKIQKTRPHPSNLDILSVARSVCCKTSLLAALDVKYGTMPENIFVKAAKLCSDIGTQINWHQEEFICPMGCKSEHSTNTLPPLQHTQVDIPVVPSMMNPPDNDGTWGMEEYHYVLHSEDFRWKLKNERVVLCEDVSFGGEKFPIVCAIDVDAKVSLPMKPDELLQHFSSVPWQGFQYVTVRLMDSSLIDSEDCLVSCACSHAHCSPGKCDHVNLFDSVHENPVDVYGIPMHGRFAYDENSKIILQEGYPIYECNSVCACDASCPNKVLQRGLLIKMEIFRTENKGWAVRAAEPIPRGTFVCEYVGEVVKNDDAMRNIESEAKGGCSYLFDIASHIDRERVKTLGASPYMIDATRYGNVSRFINHSCAPNLNTRLVMVESKDCQLAHVGLFANQDIAAGEELSYDYRQKLVPGDGCPCHCGAQNCRGRVY